In Sphingobacteriia bacterium, the DNA window TTTATAGTAAAATAAACTATAAAACCTATCATTATATTGTTAATGAAGCCTTTAATATAATTACTTTTTATTATGTATAAACGAAACTTTTTGTCACTATCTGTAGTTTTTTGTAAATAACTACTTAGGTAATTTATCTCGTGTATTTTATTTGCAAAATAAATGACGTTATTAATGTTTCTAATAATATCAATAACTTTACCCCACATTGTTGATCTGTTTTTAGCTACAATTTGTGAGTAATTATCAATAGGTTTAAGAAAGTAAAAATTAGCTACTATAAAAACTATAAAGTAAATTAACATTACCATTCCAAGCTTCCCATTTACTGTAGCAAGAAATAATATTGAAAATATACCATGAGCGATTTTTTCAAGCGTTGCAGAAAAAGAACTAAATACACTCGGTACTGCTCTATATAAATCACTAATTTTATTAGAAATGCTCCCGGCAAAATTTTCTTGGAAATATTTATAAGAATGATTTGTTATATAATCTGTAAGTTTACGAATGATCTCCATTCGCATTTCAGGCACTGTATTTACCTGAATATATTCCCATGCACGGTAGAAAATATTATAACATTCTGAACGTATAATAAATGCTATACTACATATTATTAGTAACTTATTGTTTATACTGTTATTTGTTACAAAATCTATAAGATATTTAATAATGTAGCTATCTAAAGGTGGTATTAATGAAGAAATAATTGAGCAAAACAAATTTCCATAAAGATAAAGTTTATAATCTTTTAGAAAATACCAAATGAATTTAAAAGTAGTTGAAGGTAATCGATCCATACTGATTTATTTAATTTTGTTATAATTAATAATGATTTACTTTATGTATCCGAAGGCAAGAATATCAAGTAAAAATTCGAGTTTTATATTATCATACTATTGACATTAACCTAAATATCGTATAATTTCCATCCATAAATCGAAATAATAAGGTGTGTTATGAAAATTGCTAGTTCAATAAAATCAAAGAAAGACAGAGATAAAAATTGTAGGGTAATTCGTAGAAAAGGTCGTATCTACGTTATTAACAAGAAAAACCCAAGATATAAAGTTCGTCAAGGTTAATATTTAAATCTTTCTTTAAATATATTAAAGCCACCTTAAGGGTGGCTTTTTTCATTAATAAAGCTTTATTTATAATTACAGAATTGATATAATAATTAATCAATTAAAAATTATTATATTATGAAGAATTATTTGATCTCAGTTATTATAAGAACTGTTGGAAGAGAAAGCTTAGAACAAGCAATTAATTCGGTTATTACTCAAACTTATAAAAATATTGAAATAATAGTTGTTGAAGACAATGGCAAAAAATGTGAAGAAAGATGCCATGCTTTTAATGATGAAAGAATTAAATATTATAATACAGGCGCGAGTCTAGGTAGAGTTAAAGCTGGAAATTTAGCTTTAACTAAAGCAACAGGGGATTATTTAATTTTTTTAGATGATGATGATGAATTCTTACCAACTCATTTAGCCACTTTAATTGCAAAAGTAGATGGTGAAAATATTGTCTATAGTTTTGCTTATGAAGTTGGAATCAATAAAGAATTAAATTTAAAAACTAAACCTTATATTCTTCAAGAATATTACCCTCAGGAATATTTATACTTTTTTAATCTATTTCCTATTAATACCGTTCTTTTTCCTAAAAAAGCTTATGATGAATTAGGTGGATTTGAAGAAAATATTGAAATGCTTGAAGATTGGATTTTATGGGCAAAATATGGTTTTAAATATAAATTTATTTCATCAGATTATATAACGGCGATTTATACAGTACCATTCGGATTAAAATCTTATTTTAAAAGACATTTTATGATTAAAAAATATTTTAATCAAGCAAGTGATTTGATTAATAAGTTATCAAAAAATGCGCCTATAAGTATTCAAAAAATAGATTTTTTATCACGCATAAAAAGAAAATTTAAAGTTGTTTATATCTTATTTAAAGCTCGTCTTGACACATAACTTATTAATTAGTATCAACGATTTTAGTTAAACTTATTTTATTGGAAAATTATGATCAATATTACCTTAGCAGATGGGTCAATAAGGCAGTTTGATAAAGCCTCAATTAACGGCTTTGAAATTGCTGAAAATATTAGTAAAAGCCTTGCAAAGGCAGCGCTTGCTATAAAAGTTAATAATGAACTTAAAGATTTAAGTCATACAATAACCACTGATGCTAAGATTGAGATTGTAACACCTACAAGTAATGATGGATTAGAAGTAATTAGGCATGATGCCGCGCATATATTAGCTCAAGCTATAAAAGAGCTTTATCCAGATGCTCAAATTACAATTGGGCCTGTAATTGAAAATGGTTTTTACTATGACATTTCATATAAGCAAAGCTTAACACCAGATGATTTAGTAAAAATTGAAGCTAAAATGCAGGAAATTATAAAAGCTGATTATAAAATTGAACGTGAAGAATGGGATAGGGATGAAGCGGTAAAATTCTTTAAATCAATTGGTGAGCATTATAAAGCAGAAATTATTGCAAGTATTCCTAGTAATGAAAAAATTAGCCTCTACAGACAAGGTAATTTTATTGATCTTTGCCGTGGACCACATGCCCCAAGTACTGGCAGACTTAAAGCTTTTAAATTAATGAAGCTTGCCGGTGCTTACTGGCGTGGTGATAGTAATAACGAAATGCTTCAACGTATTTACGGTACTGCCTGGGCTGATCAAAGGCAACTTGATGATTACTTAAAAATGCTTGAAGAAGCTGAAAAAAGAGATCATCGTCGTTTAGGAAAAGAGCTTGGTTTGTTTCATATTCAAGAAGAAGCTCAAGGAATGATTTTCTGGCATGAAAAAGGCTGGACTTTATATCGTATAATAGAAAGTTACATTAGAGGGAAGTTAGAAAAGAATGGATATGTTGAGGTAAAAACTCCTATTATTTTAAATAAGAAATTTTGGGAGCAATCAGGTCATTGGGAAAAGTTTAGAGAAAATATGTTTGTCTCTGAACAAGAGGATGAAACTTTAGCTATTAAGCCAATGAGTTGTCCATGCCATATTCAAATATTTAATCAAGGAATTAAAAGTTACCGTGATTTGCCACTTCGTATGGCAGAATTTGGTAATTGCCATCGTAATGAACCTTCAGGCGGACTTCATGGTCTTATGCGCGTAAGAGGATTCACTCAAGATGATGCGCATATTTTCTGTGCGGAAGATCAAATTACTGACGAAACTATTAGATTCTGTAATTTATTAAAAGAAGTGTATAAAGACTTTGGATTTACAGAAATAGCAGTAAAATTCTCTGATAGACCTGAAAAAAGAGCGGGTAGTGATGAAACCTGGGATAAGGCAGAAGGAGCATTAAAACAAGCAGTAGAAGCTGCGGAACTAGAATATATTTTAAATCCAGGTGAAGGGGCGTTTTACGGTCCTAAGCTTGAATTTGTACTTCGCGATGCGATTGGCAGGGATTGGCAATGTGGAACCTTACAAGTAGATTTTGTTTTACCAGAAAGATTAGATGCAACTTATATAGGTGCTGACGGTAATAAACATCGTCCTGTAATGCTTCATAGAGCAATATTTGGTTCTTTCGAGAGATTTATAGGGATTCTAATTGAAAACTTTAGCGGAAAATTCCCGTTATGGCTTTCACCAATTCAAGTAATGGTAATGACAATTACTAATGATGCAGATGAATATGCCAAAAAGGTTTACGAAAAGTTAAATAATTCTGGCGTAAGAGTAAAATTAGATTTACTTAACGAAAAAATTAATTATAAAATAAGAAAGTATTCGCTTGAAAAGATTCCAGTAATGGTTATTGTGGGCAAAAATGAGATGAATGAAAATACTGTTTCAGTTAGAACATCAAGTGAAAGCCCACAAGAAGTTATGAAATTGGATGATTTTCTAACATACTTACAAAGTAATATTAAAATAAATGCATAATAAAAATTAAGGAGAAGGGCTATAAGTAACAGTAAAGGTAATCAATTCCCTAGAGCAAATAGAGAAATAACAACTAAACAAGTTAGGTTAATTGATTTTGATGGTACAATGCTTGGGGTAGTAACTACTCAAGAGGCATTAAAAATAGCAGCAGATCGTGGATTGGATTTAGTAGAAGTTTCACCTACGGCTGATCCCCCCGTATGTAAAGTCCTTGATTTTGGTAAATATAAATATGAAGCTCAGAAAAAAGCTCATGATGCGAAAAAGAAACAAAAAGTTATTGAAGTAAAAGAAATTAAATTAAGGCCTACTATTGCTGAAGGTGACTACGAAGTTAAACTAAGAAGTGTTAAAAAATTCATTACTGAAGGCGATAAAGTAAAAGTTTCAGTAAAATTCCGTGGTCGTGAAATTACTCATGACGAATTTGGAATGAATCTTCTTGTTAGGATGAAAACCGAACTTAGCGAAATTTGTAAGGTTGAACTTGAGCCTAAAATGGAAGGTAAGCAGTTAATAATGATACTAGCGCCACAAGCTAGTAAATAGATTTCAATTTTTATAGGAATCTAGTTTTTTTTCCTAGATTCCTATAAAAATTATTTTGTTACTTCGTTATTTTTATTAATTTCTTTTTGTTTTTCTTTGAATGCGAATGAATTTTTAACGTTATCAATTTCTTTATTGATCTTTGTTAAGTTTTCTTCTGAAGCCACAATGTTTAATTTAGGGTTAAGCGGTTTAAGTGTGGCAAAAGTTTGAATTGCTTTATCACTTAATTCAATATCAGATATATTAATATAATTTAATTTGGTTAAATTTAACAATTTTTCAAATTCTTGTTCAGGAATTTGCTTACAATTACTAAGATTAATGGCCTCAAGATCTTTTAAATTTGTTACGAAGTTTAATGAAGTAATATTAGAATTACCGATGTACAATTCTTTTAGAGTTTTAACTTCACCTAGCTTATTGATTTCAGTGTTATTTAAATTAGGGCAACGATTAAGAATTAGTGCTTTAAGATTAGGAAAAGTTTTGATAAAATCCAAATCAGTAATTGAAATCCCACCCAAGCTTAAATCTTCTAGTGTAGGATGATTTGCAAGTTTTTCAAATTCTTGAGAAGTTAAATTGTCGCAACTATTTAAATTCAATTTTTTTAATTTAGAAAGTTGGTCAATACCTTCCAGGCTATTTATCTTTGTAACAGATAAATCCAAAATTTCTAAAGTTTTAGTATTAAAAAATTGCTTAGAAAATCAATAAATTATAAATTGAAATAAAGCATTTAGAAGGTAAGTTAGTCCTTATAATAAAGAAAATGACCTAAAAAGGAATTAAAGTAAGTATAATTATCTAATATTAAATGCAAATTCAAATTGGCTAGCAATATCGATTTCAACGCTTGCAATACGTTCATAATCAAACCAAATACGCATAGGGTAATTAACGTTTAAAACCTGCTTAGGATTTATTTGTTCATTACTTGAATAAGGTAATACTTGTTTAACTAAAACTATATTATCCTTATCTTTTAATATAATTCTCATATAAATTGTAGGAATAATTTTGTCAGAGAAATTTACAATTTTTCCATTAATTAAAATGAAATTCCCTTGATTAGTTTTTGCAGGGTTGAAGCTTAAATCAGTAAATCTTAATCCTTTAGTGTCATAATATCCCATGTAGCTATAAAGTGGTTCAAGTATAGGAAGTTTTTTAACCATGATATCTTTAGCAAAAATACAAGCTATGAAGAATAAAAAAATGAAAGTTGTTAATGGGAAAAGATAAAACCATTTTGAAGTTTCTTCATATACTTTTTGATTTGCCTTACTTACTTTACTGTTTTCATTTATAATATGATCAATATTGATTTCTTCAGTAGTTTTTGTAGCTACCCATTCAATTTTACAATTTGAACACCTTACCTTTCTGCCAGCATCAGGTATGAGTTTATCATCTACTTTAAATTTAGTATTACAGCTAGGGCAAGAAATAATCATATTTTAATTTTATTTAATTATTAAATTAATGAGTA includes these proteins:
- the ykgO gene encoding type B 50S ribosomal protein L36, whose product is MKIASSIKSKKDRDKNCRVIRRKGRIYVINKKNPRYKVRQG
- a CDS encoding glycosyltransferase, giving the protein MKNYLISVIIRTVGRESLEQAINSVITQTYKNIEIIVVEDNGKKCEERCHAFNDERIKYYNTGASLGRVKAGNLALTKATGDYLIFLDDDDEFLPTHLATLIAKVDGENIVYSFAYEVGINKELNLKTKPYILQEYYPQEYLYFFNLFPINTVLFPKKAYDELGGFEENIEMLEDWILWAKYGFKYKFISSDYITAIYTVPFGLKSYFKRHFMIKKYFNQASDLINKLSKNAPISIQKIDFLSRIKRKFKVVYILFKARLDT
- the thrS gene encoding threonine--tRNA ligase, with product MINITLADGSIRQFDKASINGFEIAENISKSLAKAALAIKVNNELKDLSHTITTDAKIEIVTPTSNDGLEVIRHDAAHILAQAIKELYPDAQITIGPVIENGFYYDISYKQSLTPDDLVKIEAKMQEIIKADYKIEREEWDRDEAVKFFKSIGEHYKAEIIASIPSNEKISLYRQGNFIDLCRGPHAPSTGRLKAFKLMKLAGAYWRGDSNNEMLQRIYGTAWADQRQLDDYLKMLEEAEKRDHRRLGKELGLFHIQEEAQGMIFWHEKGWTLYRIIESYIRGKLEKNGYVEVKTPIILNKKFWEQSGHWEKFRENMFVSEQEDETLAIKPMSCPCHIQIFNQGIKSYRDLPLRMAEFGNCHRNEPSGGLHGLMRVRGFTQDDAHIFCAEDQITDETIRFCNLLKEVYKDFGFTEIAVKFSDRPEKRAGSDETWDKAEGALKQAVEAAELEYILNPGEGAFYGPKLEFVLRDAIGRDWQCGTLQVDFVLPERLDATYIGADGNKHRPVMLHRAIFGSFERFIGILIENFSGKFPLWLSPIQVMVMTITNDADEYAKKVYEKLNNSGVRVKLDLLNEKINYKIRKYSLEKIPVMVIVGKNEMNENTVSVRTSSESPQEVMKLDDFLTYLQSNIKINA
- the infC gene encoding translation initiation factor IF-3; this encodes MSNSKGNQFPRANREITTKQVRLIDFDGTMLGVVTTQEALKIAADRGLDLVEVSPTADPPVCKVLDFGKYKYEAQKKAHDAKKKQKVIEVKEIKLRPTIAEGDYEVKLRSVKKFITEGDKVKVSVKFRGREITHDEFGMNLLVRMKTELSEICKVELEPKMEGKQLIMILAPQASK
- a CDS encoding zinc-ribbon domain-containing protein is translated as MIISCPSCNTKFKVDDKLIPDAGRKVRCSNCKIEWVATKTTEEINIDHIINENSKVSKANQKVYEETSKWFYLFPLTTFIFLFFIACIFAKDIMVKKLPILEPLYSYMGYYDTKGLRFTDLSFNPAKTNQGNFILINGKIVNFSDKIIPTIYMRIILKDKDNIVLVKQVLPYSSNEQINPKQVLNVNYPMRIWFDYERIASVEIDIASQFEFAFNIR